A window of Ovis canadensis isolate MfBH-ARS-UI-01 breed Bighorn chromosome X, ARS-UI_OviCan_v2, whole genome shotgun sequence contains these coding sequences:
- the LOC138930851 gene encoding protein FAM209-like, whose amino-acid sequence MRSLIWLFFWSTFISFVFAYMFYVLRDEAKEPPWMVPTGRHFRIRQSQPEHAPGWFGSNSHWLLIFLMFLVILKFPGGDDESNVCTPPGCQGCSSGPPGRKKIKASPYKDSMCGALTQVKTKLVNLVSRMRNLKLIAATGDRRQCPNIEVLGDAQNNITVYELRDTGDPGGVDFHIKEEA is encoded by the coding sequence ATGCGGTCGCTAATATGGTTATTTTTTTGGTCTACGTTTATCTCGTTTGTCTTTGCCTATATGTTTTATGTCCTGAGAGATGAAGCCAAAGAACCCCCATGGATGGTGCCCACCGGAAGGCACTTCCGAATTCGGCAGAGTCAACCAGAGCATGCCCCAGGCTGGTTTGGGAGCAATTCGCACTGGCTGTTAATCTTCCTCATGTTTTTGGTGATCCTGAAGTTTCCCGGAGGCGATGATGAAAGTAACGTGTGCACTCCTCCTGGCTGTCAGGGCTGTTCATCTGGCCCTCcaggaagaaagaagataaaGGCTTCCCCCTACAAAGACTCTATGTGCGGTGCCTTAACCCAGGTCAAGACGAAACTTGTGAACCTTGTGTCCAGGATGCGGAATCTGAAACTCATTGCGGCAACCGGTGATAGACGCCAATGTCCCAATATCGAGGTTCTTGGTGATGCACAGAATAACATTACGGTATATGAGTTACGGGACACCGGAGACCCCGGTGGAGTGGATTTTCACATCAAGGAAGAAGCGTAG